The following coding sequences lie in one Halorarum halophilum genomic window:
- a CDS encoding DUF2070 family protein codes for MTASQSNLAGLSRFIFRAPSWSTSVAFAIFLAAVAGVGAFERPEAVTTWRGILFVGRDAWEGIFFIGIPTVVASFATTWVDHRVGGRLTHNRSSLLALVCELVIVVMLTVAGTLSYLTSLEQRFVFDVLVVSLASVFALRLLVIMAVSGSRLLVAAIPASIQTVTAAALLFVYSGTLLFLEVGGPLFDALLTPYLARPEEAPQALSAIGPNHFMLLGLTCALYGLAVWGFLYVVDRPWRNSLGVSVLDFLGGFIGHIAEGSRELEDFFEQLGEEALVPVTVLSVRTPDGEEKARWVLPMIHPGPMGEIGGGNLPVRIAAHADGLAFPPHATAGHDFNLVTEREVESVIDAADRAFDRLEYTDEATRGARVASGEASVLGQSFGENALLVSTFAPGFADDVEYAVGLSAASEARAGGLRDVLLVDAHNCNNGLDGPDLGHVTPGSRRSFDLMGAARDAADHLVNAPRGALAVGVAWDRTEWTPKEGVGPLGVRVMVSKVGASEGEGVTADVAGTTTAYVLVDGNNMEPGLRDRLVDTLVADLVDEAEVMTTDTHIVNTVEADNQVGAAIDVDELEELVRDLVSEAKADLEPVEAGMASERAEVTIFGNDRTETLASHANAAVSMGGALALAVIVSSLAVSVILFFVTGA; via the coding sequence ATGACCGCCTCGCAGAGCAACCTCGCGGGCCTCTCGCGGTTCATCTTCCGAGCGCCGTCGTGGTCCACGAGCGTCGCCTTCGCCATCTTCCTGGCGGCGGTCGCGGGCGTCGGCGCGTTCGAGCGCCCGGAGGCAGTCACCACCTGGCGGGGGATCCTGTTCGTCGGGCGCGACGCGTGGGAGGGCATCTTCTTCATCGGCATCCCCACCGTGGTCGCCAGTTTCGCGACCACGTGGGTCGACCACCGCGTCGGCGGGCGGCTCACGCACAACCGCTCGTCGCTGCTCGCGCTCGTGTGCGAGCTGGTCATCGTCGTGATGCTCACGGTCGCGGGGACGCTCTCGTATCTCACGAGCCTCGAGCAGCGGTTCGTCTTCGACGTGCTCGTCGTCTCGCTCGCGTCCGTGTTCGCGCTCCGCCTGCTGGTCATCATGGCCGTCTCGGGCTCGCGACTGCTCGTCGCGGCGATTCCGGCGAGCATCCAGACGGTCACCGCCGCTGCGCTCCTGTTCGTCTACAGCGGGACGCTGCTATTCCTCGAGGTGGGCGGTCCGCTGTTCGACGCGCTGCTCACGCCGTACCTCGCCCGGCCGGAGGAGGCGCCCCAGGCGCTCTCGGCCATCGGGCCGAACCACTTCATGCTGCTCGGGCTCACGTGCGCGCTGTACGGGCTCGCCGTCTGGGGGTTCCTCTACGTCGTCGACCGCCCGTGGCGGAACTCGCTCGGCGTCTCCGTGCTCGACTTCCTCGGCGGGTTCATCGGCCACATCGCCGAGGGGAGCCGCGAGCTGGAGGACTTCTTCGAACAGCTCGGCGAGGAGGCGCTCGTCCCCGTCACCGTCCTCTCCGTTCGGACGCCCGACGGCGAGGAGAAGGCCCGGTGGGTGCTCCCGATGATCCACCCCGGTCCGATGGGCGAGATCGGCGGCGGCAACCTCCCCGTCCGGATCGCCGCCCACGCCGACGGGCTGGCGTTCCCGCCCCACGCCACCGCCGGCCACGATTTCAACCTCGTCACCGAGCGCGAGGTGGAGTCGGTCATCGACGCCGCGGACCGCGCGTTCGACCGCCTTGAGTACACCGACGAGGCGACCCGGGGCGCCCGCGTCGCCTCGGGCGAGGCGAGCGTGCTCGGCCAGTCGTTCGGCGAGAACGCGCTGCTCGTCTCGACGTTCGCGCCGGGGTTCGCCGACGACGTGGAGTACGCGGTCGGGCTCTCTGCCGCCTCGGAGGCCCGAGCGGGCGGCCTGCGCGACGTGCTGCTCGTGGACGCCCACAACTGCAACAACGGCCTCGACGGGCCGGACCTCGGGCACGTCACCCCCGGGTCCCGCCGGTCGTTCGACCTGATGGGCGCCGCGCGCGACGCGGCCGACCACCTGGTGAACGCGCCGCGCGGCGCCCTCGCGGTCGGCGTCGCCTGGGACCGAACCGAGTGGACCCCAAAGGAGGGCGTCGGGCCGCTCGGCGTACGCGTGATGGTATCGAAGGTCGGCGCCAGCGAGGGCGAGGGTGTGACCGCGGACGTGGCGGGTACCACCACCGCCTACGTGCTCGTCGACGGCAACAACATGGAGCCGGGCCTGCGCGACCGCCTCGTGGACACGCTCGTCGCTGACCTCGTCGACGAGGCCGAGGTGATGACCACCGACACCCACATCGTCAACACCGTCGAGGCGGACAACCAGGTCGGCGCGGCGATCGACGTGGACGAGCTCGAGGAGCTCGTCCGCGACCTCGTGTCGGAGGCGAAGGCGGACCTCGAACCCGTCGAGGCCGGCATGGCGTCGGAGCGCGCCGAGGTCACCATCTTCGGGAACGACCGGACGGAGACGCTCGCGAGCCACGCCAACGCGGCCGTCTCGATGGGCGGCGCGCTTGCGCTCGCCGTCATCGTCTCCTCGCTCGCCGTCTCGGTCATCCTCTTCTTCGTCACCGGGGCGTGA
- a CDS encoding adenosylcobinamide amidohydrolase, whose protein sequence is MFEATVDEGVCQLRRPGTRWLSTGANGGESVADAAYNLTVPEGWPETDLAAYVREHRDRAGFAADGPALLTGVDQTHARRARRGPVEVIATAGVSNPAALPVGDFEPGPVFDGKHEDDEPNRRSSEGSQADSERVGTVNLVVGTTRALAPGALANLVAVAAEAKAATLLAATGFPGTTTDAVVVGCDPGGDPAAFSGSATVVGDAARVCVRDAVLASLESRYSAANRRAPESVAAAEYGVVADGEATVSRLTPR, encoded by the coding sequence GTGTTCGAGGCGACGGTCGACGAGGGGGTCTGTCAGCTCCGGCGTCCGGGCACCCGCTGGCTCTCCACGGGAGCGAACGGCGGCGAATCCGTCGCCGACGCCGCGTACAACCTCACCGTACCCGAGGGCTGGCCAGAGACCGACCTCGCGGCCTACGTCCGGGAGCACAGGGATCGGGCCGGGTTCGCCGCCGACGGACCGGCGCTGCTCACCGGCGTCGACCAGACCCACGCGCGGCGAGCGCGCAGGGGGCCAGTCGAGGTCATCGCCACCGCCGGGGTCTCGAACCCGGCGGCGCTCCCGGTCGGCGATTTCGAGCCCGGTCCGGTGTTCGACGGGAAACACGAAGACGACGAGCCGAATCGGAGGAGTTCGGAGGGGTCACAGGCGGACTCCGAACGGGTCGGAACGGTCAACCTCGTCGTCGGCACGACCCGAGCGCTCGCGCCGGGCGCCCTGGCGAACCTCGTCGCCGTCGCCGCGGAGGCGAAGGCGGCGACGCTGCTCGCGGCGACCGGGTTCCCGGGGACGACGACCGACGCCGTGGTCGTCGGCTGCGACCCCGGGGGCGACCCGGCGGCGTTCTCCGGGAGCGCGACGGTCGTCGGCGACGCGGCGCGGGTCTGCGTTCGGGACGCGGTACTGGCTTCGCTGGAATCGCGATACAGCGCGGCGAATCGGAGGGCTCCGGAGTCGGTCGCGGCGGCCGAGTACGGCGTGGTGGCCGACGGCGAGGCGACGGTGTCGCGGCTCACGCCCCGGTGA
- the cobD gene encoding threonine-phosphate decarboxylase CobD: MHPDALESVGRVAHGGESDPDVLDFSANTNPERPPGVADVYAAALDESRRYPDDDYPEFRTAAAEYVDCDPNAVIPSPGGLAGMRLAFESTLGPGDSALVPYPSFSEYAREVRLQGADPEFVPHDGILDVDPSGHSLAVVCTPNNPTGEVSDPDALRRFALRCRESETVLLVDEAFLDYVDRPSMAGEPGVVVARSLTKVFGSPGIRAGFLVADGDLRERLATARPAWNLSTPAARVGAHCLRATDFVAETRERTAEERARLRERLEPAYDVAPSDAPFLLLDTRERDPVAVVEHARERGVAVRDATTFRGLDNHVRVAVKRRSENDELLGALPGVEP, encoded by the coding sequence ATGCACCCCGACGCGCTCGAGTCGGTCGGCCGGGTCGCCCACGGCGGCGAGTCGGACCCGGACGTGCTCGACTTCAGCGCGAACACGAACCCCGAGCGGCCGCCCGGCGTCGCGGACGTCTACGCCGCGGCGCTCGACGAGTCTCGCCGGTACCCGGACGACGACTACCCCGAGTTCCGGACCGCCGCGGCCGAGTACGTCGACTGCGACCCGAACGCCGTGATACCCTCGCCTGGCGGCCTCGCCGGCATGCGACTGGCCTTCGAGTCGACGCTCGGCCCCGGGGACTCCGCGCTCGTCCCGTACCCCTCCTTCTCGGAGTACGCCAGGGAGGTCCGCCTCCAGGGCGCCGACCCCGAGTTCGTCCCACACGACGGGATACTCGACGTCGACCCGTCGGGCCACTCACTCGCCGTGGTCTGTACGCCGAACAACCCCACCGGGGAGGTTTCCGACCCCGACGCGCTGCGGAGATTCGCCCTACGGTGCCGGGAATCGGAGACCGTCCTGCTCGTCGACGAGGCGTTCCTCGACTACGTCGACCGCCCGTCGATGGCCGGCGAACCGGGCGTCGTCGTCGCCCGCTCGCTGACCAAGGTGTTCGGGTCGCCGGGGATCCGAGCGGGCTTCCTCGTCGCCGACGGCGACCTCCGGGAACGGCTCGCGACCGCGCGCCCGGCCTGGAACCTCTCGACGCCCGCCGCGCGGGTCGGCGCCCACTGCCTCCGCGCGACGGACTTCGTCGCGGAGACGCGCGAGCGGACCGCAGAGGAACGCGCAAGGCTCCGAGAACGACTCGAACCCGCCTACGACGTCGCGCCGTCCGACGCCCCCTTCCTCCTGCTGGACACCCGCGAGCGCGACCCGGTCGCCGTGGTCGAGCACGCCCGGGAGCGCGGCGTCGCGGTCCGCGACGCGACCACCTTCCGCGGCCTCGACAACCACGTCCGTGTGGCGGTGAAGCGACGGTCGGAGAACGACGAGTTGCTCGGGGCGCTCCCCGGAGTGGAACCGTGA
- a CDS encoding NTP transferase domain-containing protein has product MCGGEGSRLGSAGGTEKPLVPVDGVPTVERVRRALAASSVERIHAVVSPHTPETRAWAESADCEVIEGTGEGYVADLNRALDEVGRPALTCAADLPLLSPEAVDWALDRAEGDSLAVCVPVRLKRELGASADASFERDGRQLAPSGLNVVGDGEDRVVVSWDARLAVNVNRPEDLELAQRLVD; this is encoded by the coding sequence ATGTGCGGCGGCGAGGGCAGTCGGCTCGGGTCGGCAGGAGGAACGGAGAAACCGCTCGTCCCCGTCGACGGCGTCCCGACGGTCGAGCGCGTCCGGCGGGCGCTCGCGGCGTCGAGCGTCGAGCGCATCCACGCCGTCGTCTCCCCGCACACCCCCGAGACGCGAGCCTGGGCCGAGTCGGCCGACTGCGAGGTGATCGAGGGGACCGGCGAGGGGTACGTCGCGGACCTCAACCGCGCGCTCGACGAGGTAGGGCGCCCGGCACTGACCTGCGCGGCCGACCTCCCGCTGCTCTCCCCAGAAGCGGTCGACTGGGCGCTCGACCGGGCCGAGGGCGACTCGCTCGCGGTCTGCGTCCCCGTCCGATTGAAGCGCGAACTCGGCGCGAGCGCGGACGCCTCGTTCGAGCGCGACGGCCGCCAACTCGCGCCCTCCGGGCTGAACGTCGTCGGCGACGGCGAGGACCGCGTCGTCGTCTCCTGGGACGCCCGGCTGGCCGTGAACGTGAATCGGCCGGAGGACCTCGAACTCGCCCAGCGACTCGTGGATTGA
- the cobS gene encoding adenosylcobinamide-GDP ribazoletransferase, with the protein MMASALRGAVSFLTRLPAGGDAADWEAFRRVPATFPAVGYLVGALAGLAVVLPIPAATAVATYLVALYLLTGLTHADGLADLGDAAAVHGDAERRRAVLKDSATGVGGALALGVTLLVLAFGALGAAGIGSGLAAFRIVVAAEVGAKVGMALLVCLGDPGHEGLGSRLVGESAPADLVLVAALALPAIVAVGGTLPALAAALLAGPLVALLVKRWADRRLGGITGDVLGAANELGRATALHAGVVVWTLF; encoded by the coding sequence CTGATGGCCAGCGCGCTCCGGGGGGCCGTCTCGTTCCTGACGCGCCTGCCGGCCGGCGGTGACGCGGCCGACTGGGAGGCGTTTCGGCGGGTGCCGGCGACGTTCCCGGCCGTCGGCTACCTCGTCGGCGCGCTCGCCGGACTCGCCGTCGTCCTCCCAATTCCGGCCGCGACCGCCGTCGCGACGTACCTCGTCGCGCTCTACCTCCTCACGGGTCTCACGCACGCCGACGGGTTGGCCGACCTCGGCGACGCGGCGGCCGTCCACGGCGACGCCGAGCGCCGGCGGGCGGTACTGAAGGACTCCGCGACGGGCGTCGGCGGGGCGCTCGCCCTCGGAGTCACGCTCCTCGTCCTCGCATTCGGCGCGCTCGGCGCGGCGGGGATCGGCTCCGGCCTCGCGGCGTTCCGCATCGTCGTCGCCGCAGAGGTGGGCGCGAAGGTCGGGATGGCGCTCCTGGTCTGTCTCGGCGACCCCGGCCACGAGGGGCTAGGAAGCCGGCTCGTCGGCGAGTCGGCGCCGGCCGACCTCGTGCTCGTCGCCGCGCTCGCGCTCCCCGCCATCGTCGCGGTCGGCGGGACGTTGCCGGCGCTCGCGGCCGCGCTGCTGGCCGGTCCCCTCGTCGCCCTCCTCGTGAAGCGGTGGGCGGACCGACGCCTCGGCGGGATCACCGGCGACGTGCTCGGTGCCGCCAACGAACTCGGGCGCGCGACAGCGCTCCACGCGGGGGTGGTCGTGTGGACGCTGTTCTGA
- the cbiB gene encoding adenosylcobinamide-phosphate synthase CbiB — protein MLTAGAVLVAAGLDALLAEPPARVHPVALFGRLVDPLDRDWGRPRAVGVGAASLLPLLAAGVPFGLVLAASSVDPRAGAALAGLVLFSASSLRMLLGAARRTIVESESDLAAARESLLALAGRDAASLSAGQVRSAAVESLAENLADGLVAPLGAFTLAGFVAGVAAPGLALPLAAAAAAWTKAVNTLDSMFGYREKPVGWAPARLDDVVMWLPARVTALLLALAAGRPDALLAARRDARAPPSPNSGWPMATLAHVLGVRLEKPGVYDLPGGGDYPSVADGLRALGVTAFAGVVAVAGAVGLLWGVAP, from the coding sequence GTGCTGACCGCCGGCGCCGTCCTGGTGGCGGCCGGACTCGACGCCCTGCTCGCGGAACCGCCGGCACGCGTCCACCCGGTCGCGCTGTTCGGCCGACTCGTCGACCCGCTGGACCGCGACTGGGGCCGCCCGCGAGCCGTCGGCGTCGGGGCCGCGTCGCTTCTACCCCTCCTGGCCGCGGGAGTCCCGTTCGGCCTCGTACTCGCGGCGAGTAGCGTGGACCCGCGTGCGGGCGCGGCGCTCGCGGGACTGGTGCTCTTCTCCGCGTCGAGCCTGCGGATGCTGCTCGGCGCGGCGCGACGCACGATCGTCGAGAGCGAGTCCGACCTCGCGGCCGCTCGCGAGTCCTTGCTGGCGCTCGCAGGCCGGGACGCCGCGTCGCTGTCGGCGGGACAGGTCCGCTCCGCCGCCGTGGAGTCGCTCGCGGAGAACCTCGCCGACGGCCTCGTCGCGCCGCTCGGCGCGTTCACCCTCGCCGGGTTCGTCGCGGGCGTCGCGGCACCCGGCCTCGCCCTCCCGCTGGCGGCCGCGGCGGCAGCGTGGACGAAGGCCGTGAACACGCTCGACTCGATGTTCGGCTACCGCGAGAAGCCGGTCGGCTGGGCGCCAGCGCGGCTGGACGACGTCGTCATGTGGCTCCCCGCACGGGTGACGGCGCTCCTGCTCGCGCTCGCCGCCGGGCGGCCGGACGCCCTCCTCGCCGCCCGACGCGACGCCCGCGCGCCGCCCTCGCCCAACTCGGGCTGGCCGATGGCGACGCTGGCGCACGTGCTCGGCGTTCGGCTGGAGAAGCCGGGCGTGTACGACCTTCCGGGCGGTGGCGACTACCCCTCCGTCGCGGACGGGCTCCGCGCGCTCGGGGTCACCGCCTTCGCCGGGGTCGTCGCCGTCGCCGGGGCCGTCGGCCTGCTCTGGGGGGTGGCGCCCTGA
- a CDS encoding HAD family hydrolase, whose protein sequence is MATSFDLFGTLVAVERPDDPAAAVGHELRERGVAVPDDWEAAYREPHIDAPEGAEVPLPAHVSAALASRGVDAPGNAARRAVVAAFDPAVSTRDSAVDAVEAARERGPVGLLSNCAVPELVGRTLVRSDLSREDFDSIVTSVACGWRKPDRRAFEALAAGLGVPVESLTHVGDDPATDGGITDAGGTFVDVTDRPLQSLAAEWREGREC, encoded by the coding sequence GTGGCGACCTCCTTCGACCTGTTCGGCACGCTCGTCGCCGTCGAGCGCCCCGACGACCCCGCCGCCGCCGTCGGCCACGAGCTCCGCGAGCGCGGCGTCGCGGTGCCGGACGACTGGGAGGCCGCCTACCGCGAACCCCACATCGACGCCCCCGAAGGGGCCGAGGTCCCGCTCCCCGCCCACGTGAGCGCCGCGCTCGCCTCCCGCGGCGTCGACGCGCCCGGAAACGCCGCACGCAGGGCCGTCGTCGCCGCGTTCGACCCGGCCGTCTCGACCCGCGACAGCGCCGTCGACGCCGTCGAGGCCGCCCGGGAACGGGGTCCCGTCGGCCTGCTCTCGAACTGCGCAGTCCCCGAACTCGTCGGTCGGACGCTCGTCCGGTCGGACCTGTCCCGCGAGGACTTCGATTCGATCGTCACCAGCGTCGCCTGCGGGTGGCGCAAGCCCGACCGCAGGGCGTTCGAGGCGCTCGCCGCTGGGCTCGGCGTCCCGGTCGAGTCGCTGACCCACGTCGGCGACGACCCGGCGACGGACGGCGGGATCACCGACGCCGGAGGCACCTTCGTCGACGTGACGGACCGCCCGCTTCAGTCGCTCGCGGCGGAGTGGCGGGAGGGACGCGAGTGCTGA
- a CDS encoding M24 family metallopeptidase, translated as MATRLPESEFDARLAQVRGRLADTDADAATWFGATGIEYLTGFHHIQTERPVVLAVTDERVEITVPRLEVERVESNPRIDAVHHYFDYPGGAPIEVAAGMLEGMGVESVVSDADGAPGVMGYEGPALSEFVDVESQSWTTRMRWEKTDAEVGLVRESAKWANLGHRYLAEYTEAGAHPATVSQRASMEASRAMLDTLGDRYSVRVRGSGPVRAGYISGEETALPHGHTPNETLSEGDVLITGASANVDGYNSELERTMFVGDYTDEQEHYFELMLEAQTIAIDALGPGVPISDVDRAVWDYFEEQGVTDLAQHHVGHNIGLDGHEPPYIDRGWGEYEHVDEGDALMAPGQIYTIEPGIYTEEAGYRHSDTIAVTENGVEWLTYFPRDIDSNVV; from the coding sequence ATGGCGACGAGACTCCCCGAATCAGAGTTCGACGCGCGGCTTGCGCAGGTCCGCGGCCGGCTGGCGGACACCGACGCGGACGCAGCAACGTGGTTCGGCGCGACGGGCATCGAGTACCTCACCGGCTTTCACCACATCCAGACCGAGCGACCGGTCGTCCTCGCCGTCACGGACGAGCGCGTCGAGATCACCGTCCCGCGGCTCGAGGTCGAGCGCGTGGAGTCGAACCCTCGAATCGACGCCGTCCACCACTACTTCGACTATCCGGGTGGCGCCCCCATCGAGGTCGCCGCGGGGATGCTGGAGGGGATGGGCGTCGAATCGGTCGTCTCCGACGCGGACGGCGCCCCCGGCGTGATGGGGTACGAGGGCCCCGCGCTCTCGGAGTTCGTCGACGTGGAGAGCCAGTCGTGGACGACCCGGATGCGCTGGGAGAAGACTGACGCCGAGGTCGGCCTCGTTCGCGAGTCCGCGAAGTGGGCGAACCTCGGCCACCGCTACCTCGCGGAGTACACCGAGGCCGGCGCCCACCCGGCGACCGTGAGCCAGCGCGCCTCGATGGAGGCCTCACGCGCGATGCTCGACACCCTCGGCGACCGGTACTCGGTCCGCGTCCGGGGGAGCGGCCCGGTCCGCGCCGGCTACATCTCCGGGGAGGAGACGGCGCTCCCGCACGGACACACGCCGAACGAGACGCTCTCCGAGGGCGACGTCCTCATCACCGGCGCCTCGGCGAACGTCGACGGCTACAACTCCGAACTGGAGCGGACGATGTTCGTGGGCGACTACACCGACGAGCAGGAGCACTACTTCGAACTCATGCTCGAGGCCCAGACCATCGCCATCGACGCGCTCGGCCCCGGCGTCCCCATCAGCGACGTCGACCGGGCGGTGTGGGACTACTTCGAGGAGCAGGGCGTGACCGACCTCGCCCAGCACCACGTCGGCCACAACATCGGGCTCGACGGGCACGAACCGCCGTACATCGACCGGGGCTGGGGCGAGTACGAGCACGTCGACGAGGGCGACGCCCTCATGGCTCCCGGGCAGATCTACACCATCGAACCGGGCATCTACACGGAGGAGGCCGGCTACCGCCACTCGGACACCATCGCCGTCACCGAGAACGGCGTCGAGTGGCTCACCTACTTCCCCCGGGACATCGACTCGAACGTCGTCTGA
- a CDS encoding enoyl-CoA hydratase/isomerase family protein, which produces MLSYDLSGDAAWITIDRPEKRNALPVAGWRELTGLLRRAEGEARVAVVTGVGDAFCAGDDIAALDAAETDADVAELADSLYDALFGVEKLDVPVVAAVNGLAYGGGCELVAASDLAVAVEDAAFALPETTIGAYPPYAMERVASTVGKKRLMELALTGEPIDAEWARDWGLVNRVVGEGDLSTAVEAFVSSIAESPPTATRTAKRAAAASLASADERERVHESLSTVLADEECRAAARSFLED; this is translated from the coding sequence GTGCTCTCGTACGACCTGTCCGGCGACGCGGCGTGGATCACCATCGACCGTCCGGAGAAGCGGAACGCGCTACCCGTGGCCGGGTGGCGGGAGCTGACCGGCCTGCTCCGTCGGGCGGAAGGGGAAGCGCGGGTCGCGGTCGTCACCGGCGTCGGTGACGCGTTCTGTGCGGGCGACGACATCGCGGCGCTCGATGCGGCCGAGACCGACGCGGACGTCGCGGAACTGGCGGACTCGCTCTACGACGCCCTGTTCGGCGTCGAGAAGCTAGACGTGCCAGTCGTCGCCGCCGTGAACGGCCTCGCCTACGGGGGCGGATGCGAACTCGTCGCCGCGAGCGACCTCGCGGTAGCCGTCGAGGACGCGGCGTTCGCGCTCCCGGAGACGACCATCGGCGCGTACCCACCGTACGCGATGGAACGTGTGGCGTCGACGGTCGGGAAAAAGCGGCTCATGGAACTCGCGCTGACGGGCGAACCGATCGACGCCGAGTGGGCACGCGACTGGGGCCTGGTCAATCGTGTCGTGGGTGAGGGCGACCTGAGCACGGCGGTCGAGGCGTTCGTCTCGTCTATCGCCGAGTCGCCGCCGACGGCGACGCGGACCGCAAAACGGGCGGCAGCGGCGAGTCTGGCGTCGGCGGACGAGCGGGAGCGCGTCCACGAGTCGCTCTCGACGGTGCTCGCGGACGAGGAGTGTCGGGCGGCGGCCAGATCGTTCCTCGAGGACTGA
- a CDS encoding aldo/keto reductase — protein sequence MDRRTLGAAGRVTEIGLGTWNIGGGWGDVPDEAGREAVRAALDAGVDFLDTADVYGDGRSERHIAAVLDEREAHDEVTVATKAGRRLDPHDADRYDAENLERFVDRSRENLNEDTLDLLQLHCPPTDAYYQPETFAALADLRKRGKIAHYGVSVERVEEALKAIEYPGVETVQIIFNPFRQRPAGLFFEEARRRGVGVVVRVPLASGLLTGAIDRDATFPENDHRNFNREGEEFDVGETFAGVPLDAGVDAVEALEPHVPEDLTLAQFTLRWILDHDAVSTVIPGSTSAEHIAENVAASEADPLPHRLHGVTRDVYDEHVAEHVHHRW from the coding sequence ATGGACCGACGGACACTCGGCGCGGCCGGCCGCGTGACGGAGATCGGACTGGGTACCTGGAACATCGGCGGCGGATGGGGAGACGTCCCGGACGAAGCCGGCCGGGAGGCGGTTCGGGCGGCGCTCGACGCGGGCGTCGACTTCCTCGACACGGCGGACGTGTACGGCGACGGCCGCAGCGAGCGCCACATCGCCGCCGTGCTCGACGAGCGCGAGGCGCACGACGAGGTGACCGTCGCGACGAAGGCCGGTCGCCGGCTCGACCCGCACGACGCGGACCGGTACGACGCGGAGAACCTCGAACGGTTCGTGGATCGATCGCGGGAGAACCTGAACGAGGACACCCTCGACCTCCTCCAGCTCCACTGCCCGCCGACGGACGCGTACTACCAGCCCGAGACGTTCGCCGCGCTCGCGGACCTCAGGAAGCGCGGGAAGATCGCCCACTACGGCGTGAGCGTCGAACGGGTCGAGGAGGCGCTGAAGGCGATCGAGTACCCCGGCGTCGAGACCGTCCAGATCATCTTCAACCCGTTCCGCCAGCGGCCCGCGGGGCTGTTCTTCGAGGAGGCGAGGCGACGCGGCGTCGGCGTCGTCGTCCGCGTCCCGCTCGCTTCCGGGCTCCTCACGGGGGCGATCGACCGCGACGCGACGTTCCCCGAGAACGACCACCGGAACTTCAACCGCGAGGGCGAGGAGTTCGACGTGGGCGAGACGTTCGCCGGCGTCCCGCTCGACGCCGGTGTCGACGCCGTCGAGGCGCTCGAACCGCACGTCCCCGAGGACCTGACGCTCGCACAGTTCACCCTCCGCTGGATCCTCGACCACGACGCCGTCTCGACGGTCATCCCCGGGTCGACGTCGGCCGAGCACATCGCGGAGAACGTCGCCGCGAGCGAGGCCGACCCGCTCCCGCACCGGCTCCACGGGGTGACGCGGGACGTGTACGACGAGCACGTGGCCGAGCACGTCCACCACCGCTGGTAG
- a CDS encoding ribbon-helix-helix domain-containing protein produces MERVTLRIPKQQIEEVEQMVETGEFPNRSEAIRSAVRDMLNEQTDTSGERTRRERSKRSWAKV; encoded by the coding sequence ATGGAGCGTGTGACACTACGAATACCCAAGCAACAGATCGAGGAGGTCGAACAGATGGTCGAGACCGGCGAGTTCCCGAACCGCAGCGAGGCGATTCGGTCGGCGGTCCGCGACATGCTCAACGAGCAGACGGACACGTCGGGCGAGCGCACCCGCCGCGAACGGAGCAAGCGCAGCTGGGCGAAGGTGTAA